The DNA segment GCCATTAGAGGCGATTTGCCCATCGTGACCAGCTGAAGCGTTGGCATTGTCATCTGACATTACTGCTAGCATGATTTATTCCCTACTGACCAAGTTTAAGAAGGCCCTGCTGCATGCTGCGCGTGCGGCTTAGGACATCAACATTCGTTTCGAAACTGCGTGATGCTGACATCATGTCAGCCATCTCATGCACCACATCGACATTCGGGTAGAACACATAGCCATCGGCGTCAGCTATTGGGTTGCCCGGCTCATAACGCTTATCAAGTGGGCTATCGGTGTTCACAACATCCAACACCTGCACTCGAGCACCGGACGTTGGATTCGTTGGTCCAAAAAGAGATTGCTGATGCTGCTCATAAACCGTTGCAAACACCGGCTTACGGGCGCGATACGTATCCGCTTCCGTCGTTGAGCCAGAGTTCGCATTTGCTAAGTTACTCGCGATGGTGTTGAGGCGCGTCGTTTGCGCCGTCATCGCTGAGCCAGTGATCTGATAAATATCTGCAAAAGACATAAATTACTGCCCTGTTATGGCTGTCGACAGCCCTTTAAACTTCATATTGAGAAAGGTCAAACTGGTTTCAAAATCCATTGAATTCTGAGCAAACATCGCCTGCTCAACACCCAACTCAACGGTGTTACCATCGATGGCGTTGTTGTATGGATTGCGATATTTCAGCTGCTGCGCAGACAAACCCACGGATTGACCTGATTGGACACGACTTTCCACTTCTGCCAGTGCAGCTTGAAAATCATAGTCACGCGCTTTAAATCCAGGGGTATCGACATTAGCCAAATTACCTGCGATAACCTTTGAGCGCTCCGCACGCAGATTTAACGCGTGAGGATGTACGCCAAGTGCACTATCAAAACTGATTGTCATTGAGTATCCTTGCCAATATTTTCTTGGTTAGGCGCAATACATAACAAGATACGTGCCAAAATTTAAATTACTGATTTTAAAGAGATTAACTCGGGTGGATAAGCTAATGGGAAGCACCATTTCCGCCCCAAGAGGAAGTAACAACGGAAGCAGGAAAAGAACATTCATGAGAGAGAAGAGAGTGTTGTAGCGATGAGAAATAAACGATTGTTGGTGAGCGCCTTTATGCTTGTTTTTGTCAGTCCGTTCACCTTGGCGAAGAGTGATATAGACACCACAAAGAACGAGAAAATATCACAGGTGCTAAAAGGTG comes from the Vibrio astriarenae genome and includes:
- the flgC gene encoding flagellar basal body rod protein FlgC, with the protein product MSFADIYQITGSAMTAQTTRLNTIASNLANANSGSTTEADTYRARKPVFATVYEQHQQSLFGPTNPTSGARVQVLDVVNTDSPLDKRYEPGNPIADADGYVFYPNVDVVHEMADMMSASRSFETNVDVLSRTRSMQQGLLKLGQ
- the flgB gene encoding flagellar basal body rod protein FlgB, whose product is MTISFDSALGVHPHALNLRAERSKVIAGNLANVDTPGFKARDYDFQAALAEVESRVQSGQSVGLSAQQLKYRNPYNNAIDGNTVELGVEQAMFAQNSMDFETSLTFLNMKFKGLSTAITGQ